One Melospiza georgiana isolate bMelGeo1 chromosome 12, bMelGeo1.pri, whole genome shotgun sequence genomic window carries:
- the DGKK gene encoding diacylglycerol kinase kappa isoform X3 — translation MAEKLVPGDLFSRKTRESVSSLDLDKLTPISPEAGGEESSDSEGEQEDSSHKLIRKVSTSGQMRSKKSVKEGLLLKQTSSFQRWKRRYFKLRGRTLYYAKDAKSLIFDEVDLSDASVAETSTKNINNSFTVITPFRKLILCAENRKEMEDWITALKSVQKWEIHEATQFNMEHFSGMHNWYACSHARPTFCNVCREALPGVTSHGLSCEVCKFKAHKRCAVRATNNCKWTTLASIGIEIIEDEDGVAMPHQWLEGNLPVSARCAVCDRTCGSVRRLQDWRCLWCKAIVHSACKELLGKRCPLGQYKVSIIPPTALNSIDSDGFWKATCPSTCSSPLLAFVNSKSGDNQGVKFLRKFKQFLNPAQVFDLMNGGPHLGLRLFQKFSTFRILVCGGDGSVGWVLSEIDALGLHKQCQLGVLPLGTGNDLARVLGWGSLCDDDTQLLQILEKLERATTKMLDRWSVLTYEAPKQSPSALKEEENGDSDIQVQISHYADSVAFHLAKILESDKHSVVISSAKFLCGTVNDFVTEVGRAYKRATENKQEAELMARKCAMLNEKLDSLVRELNEEAQAIMVPEEMAQATHADVKDQEKAGSFNPNPQPRIFKSKEQLMLRANSLKKALRQIIEQTERAVDEQNKQTQAYQGSVGPSKDSSEEFNKEEEKLSSRRVTVTSASSSIVLERPDTFGSLQFPEDPSTLHFLEKCVMNNYFGIGLDAKISLEFNNKRDEHPKKCSSRTKNMMWYGVLGTKELLQRTYKNLEQRVQLECDGVPISLPSLQGIAVLNIPSYAGGINFWGGTKEDNNFGAPSFDDKKLEVVAVFGSIQMAVSRVINLQHHRIAQCRVVKITIRGDEGVPVQVDGEAWIQPPGIIKIQHKNRAQMLTRDRAFESTLKSWEDKQKGESYRAATRPRLSSQQSMEYLTEEESSLLQQVSRVAETLIARIHEAAKAHKAMEQELAHAVNASSLALSEALSHKAAGTSEFLSRNMAVEMVLSIKELWAETRAFLDGKALDSPQEEEALQGPLSVLGQELQRLLDIHWLGPIAHPAEEEGASKGSFKLRLNIPKPRKEKDKLQKQKANSALPDKWGSEEVAAWLETLGLGEYRDIFVRHDIQGSELILLERRDLKDLGITKVGHMKRILQAIKELSNLP, via the exons AAGAGCGTAAAGGAGGGGCTGTTGCTGAAGCAGACGAGCTCCTTCCAGAGGTGGAAGAGACGATACTTCAAGCTGCGAGGCAGGACACTTTATTATGCTAAGGATGCCAAG TCCCTGATCTTTGATGAGGTGGACCTGTCTGATGCCAGTGTGGCCGAGACCAGCACCAAGAACATCAACAACAGTTTCACG GTGATCACGCCTTTCAGGAAGCTCATTTTATGTGCGGAGAACCGGAAGGAGATGGAGGACTGGATCACGGCCCTGAAATCTGTCCAGAAGTGGGAGATCCATGAG GCCACACAGTTCAACATGGAGCACTTCTCGGGCATGCACAACTGGTACGCCTGCTCTCACGCCCGCCCCACCTTCTGCAACGTGTGCCGTGAAGCTCTTCCAGGGGTCACCTCCCATGGCCTCTCCTGCGAAG TCTGCAAGTTCAAGGCACATAAGCGCTGTGCCGTGAGAGCCACAAACAACTGCAAGTGGACGACTCTGGCCTCCATCGGCATTGAAATCATCGAGGATGAGGACGGG gTGGCCATGCCCCATCAGTGGCTGGAGGGGAACTTGCCTGTCAGTGCACGCTGTGCTGTCTGTGACCGCACCTGTGGCAGTGTCCGGAGACTGCAGGACTGGCGCTGTCTCTGGTGCAAGGCCATT GTTCACAGTGCCTGCAAGGAGCTCCTTGGCAAGAGGTGCCCCCTGGGCCAGTACAAAGTGTCCATCATCCCGCCAACTGCCTTGAACAGCATCGATTCTGATG GTTTCTGGAAAGCCACGTGCCCCTCgacctgctccagccctctccTGGCCTTTGTCAACTCCAAGAGTGGGGACAACCAAGGTGTCAAGTTTCTGCGCAAGTTCAAGCAGTTCCTCAACCCAGCCCAAGTCTTTGACCTCATGAATGGGGGCCCACACCTGGG GCTGCGCCTCTTCCAGAAGTTCTCCACCTTCAGAATCCTGGTGTGTGGTGGGGATGGCAGTGTGGGTTGGGTGCTCTCTGAGATCGATGCCCTTGGCCTCCACAAGCAG TGTCAGCTGGGTGTCCTGCCGCTGGGGACTGGTAATGACCTTGCACGGGTCCTGGGTTGGGGCAGCCTATGTGACGATGacactcagctgctgcagatccTGGAGAAGCTGGAAAGGGCCACCACCAAGATGCTGGACCG GTGGAGTGTGCTTACCTATGAGGCCCCCAAGCAGTCCCCCTCAGCactgaaggaggaggaaaatggggACTCCGACATCCAG GTCCAGATCTCCCATTACGCGGACTCTGTTGCCTTCCACCTGGCCAAGATCCTGGAGTCAGACAAGCACTCAGTGGTGATCTCCTCTGCAAA GTTCCTCTGTGGCACTGTCAATGACTTTGTGACTGAAGTTGGGCGGGCTTACAAGAGGGCGACGGAGAACAAGCAGGAGGCTGAGCTGATGGCACGGAAG TGCGCCATGCTGAATGAAAAGCTGGACTCACTGGTGCGGGAGCTGAATGAGGAAGCTCAGGCCATCATGGTCCCTGAAGAAATGGCACAGGCCACCCACGCTGATGTCAAGGACCAGGAGAAAGCTGGCAGCTTCAATCCCAACCCCCAGCCTCGCATCTTCAAATCCAAGGAGCAGCTCATGCTGCGGGCAAACAGCCTGAAGAAAGCCCTGCGGCAAATCATTGAGCAGACAGAGAGAG CTGTGGATGAGCAGAACAAGCAGACCCAAGCCTACCAGGGCAGTGTGGGCCCCAGCAAGGACAGCTCGGAGGAGTTCaacaaggaggaggagaagctcA GCTCCCGGCGGGTGACGGTGACCTCTGCATCTTCCTCCATCGTCCTGGAGCGGCCAGACACCTTTGGCAGCTTGCAGTTCCCTGAAGACCCCAGCACCCT ACACTTCTTGGAGAAATGTGTCATGAATAACTACTTTGGCATTGGCCTGGATGCAAAGATCTCCCTGGAGTTCAACAACAAACGTGATGAGCACCCCAAGAAGTGCAG CAGCCGCACCAAGAACATGATGTGGTATGGGGTGCTGGGCACGAAGGAGCTCCTGCAGCGCACCTACAAGAACCTGGAGCAGCGGGTACAGCTGGAG TGTGACGGGGTGCCTATCtcactgcccagcctgcagggcaTTGCGGTCCTCAACATCCCCAGCTATGCTGGGGGCATCAACTTCTGGGGAGGCACCAAGGAGGACAAT AACTTTGGGGCTCCATCCTTTGATGACAAGAAGCTGGAGGTGGTGGCAGTCTTTGGCAGCATCCAGATGGCCGTGTCACGGGTCATCAACCTCCAGCACCATCGCATTGCACAG TGCCGCGTGGTGAAGATCACCATCCGGGGCGACGAGGGCGTGCCTGTGCAGGTGGATGGAGAGGCCTGGATCCAGCCACCTGGCATCATCAAAATCCAGCACAAGAACAGAGCCCAGATGCTGACAAGGGACCGG GCATTTGAAAGCACCCTCAAGTCTTGGGAGGACAAGCAGAAAGGGGAGAGCTACCGAGCAGCCACACGGCCAcggctcagctcccagcagtcCATGGAGTACCTGACCGAGGAGGAGAGCAGCCTCTTGCAGCAGGTCTCACGGGTTGCTGAGACCCTCATTGCCAG GATCCATGAGGCAGCCAAGGCTCACAAAGccatggagcaggagctggcgCATGCAGTCAATGCCAGCTCCCTGGCACTGAGTGAAGCCCTCTCCCACAAAGCTGCTGGCACTTCAGAG TTTCTCAGCAGAAATATGGCTGTGGAGATGGTGCTGAGCATCAAAGAGCTGTGGGCTGAGACCAGGGCATTCCTGGATGGGAAGGCG CTGGACTCACCGCAGGAGGAGGAGGCCCTTCAGGGCCCTCTGAGCGtgctgggccaggagctgcagcggCTGCTGGATATCCACTGGCTGGGCCCCATTGCCCACCCTGCCGAGGAG GAAGGTGCCAGCAAGGGAAGCTTTAAGCTTCGCCTCAACATCCCCAAGCccaggaaggagaaggacaagctgcagaagcagaaagCCAACAGTGCACTCCCAG ACAAGTGGGGCTCCgaggaggtggcagcttggctgGAAACGCTTGGTTTAGGGGAATACAGAGACATTTTTGTTCGGCATGACATCCAGGGCTCAGAGTTGATtctgctggagaggagagacCTTAAG GACCTGGGGATCACCAAAGTGGGCCATATGAAGAGGATCCTTCAGGCCATTAAGGAACTCAGCAACCTGCCTTAG